The Oleidesulfovibrio alaskensis DSM 16109 DNA window CCGGCGTTCCCTGCCCCAATGACGGCTGCGACGGCCAGCTGGTGGAAAAAAGCTCGCGCCGCGGCAAGATATTCTATTCCTGCAACCGGTACCCCCAGTGTGACTATGCCACATGGAACTGGCCTGTGGCCGAAGCCTGCCCGCAGTGCGATTCCAAAATTCTGACTATCAAGTCCACCAAGGCAAGAGGCAAACATATTGCCTGCCCTGCCTGCAAGTACACGCGGGCGCTGGAAGACGAAGAATAGCATGACGCGGGGCTTAACGGCCCCGCGTTTTTTTTGTGGATTTATGCTAGGGGCGGCTTCAGCCCGTCAGATATTCTGCAACCGGTATGCGGCGTTTTTGTATTACAGAACGCTTGCATAATGTTATACAAAGAACAGGCTCCGGCAGAGAAAAGAAACCGGCAGATAACCGAGCGCGGCAGGCGCAGAGCCGTGTCTGCGGCCTGTCCGGCCCGTATTCCGCGTCTGCCGCCATCCGGCATGCATGGCTGTGTCTGCTCCGCGGCTGGCATTACCGAAAATAAAACCCCGTCCGGAAAGGACGGGGTTTGTCTTTACGCGTAACCGCCGCCCCGGAGAGGCAGACGGTGCACCGGCTACAGGACCGGCAGATACCGCTTAAGCTCAAACTCGGAAACATGGGTACGGTAGGCATCCCATTCAATGAGCTTGTTGCCCACAAGATTCTGGTGCGTATGTTCGCCCAGCACTTCTTTCATCAGGGCGCTGTCCCGCAGGGCCACCGCGGCCTCGTACAGCGAACCGGGCAGCGAATCAATGCCCTTGGCGCTCAGGTCTTCGGCCTCCATGGCAAAGATATTCTCTTCCACCGCGCGCGGCACCTCGTACCCTTTTTCTATGCCTTCCAGACCTGCGCCCAGCATGGCGGCAAAGGCAAGGTACGGGTTGCAGGCGGGGTCGGGGTTGCGCAGCTCGATACGGGTTGCCGCTTCCTTTCCGGGTTTGTACATGGGCACACGGATAAGCGACGAACGGTTGCGCTGCGCCCACGCGATATACACCGGGGCCTCATATCCGGGCACGAGCCGCTTGTATGAGTTCACCCACTGGTTAGTGATGCAGGTAATCTCACTGGCATGGGTCAGCAGACCGGCGATGTAATGGCGGGCTTCGGCCGACAGGTGATGCGGGTCGTTGGCATCAAAGAAAGCGTTTTTACCGTTCTTGAAAAGAGACTGGTGCACATGCATGCCCGAGCCGTTTTCGCCGAAAATGGGCTTGGGCATAAACGTGGCGTACACGCCGTGTTTACGGGCAATCTCTTTGACCACAACCTTGTAGGTCATGGCTATATCAGCCATTTTCAGGGCTTCGTTGTACCGCAGGTCTATTTCGTGCTGCGAAGGAGCCACCTCATGATGGCTGTATTCCACATCTATGCCCATTTTCTGCAGGGCAAAAATAATGTCACGGCGCACTTCATTGCCCAGATCCAGCGGGGGCGCGTCAAAGTACCCTCCGGAATCAAGAGGTCTGGGGCATGTGGAGTCAGCGAAAAGGAAAAATTCCAGTTCCGGGCCTACATAATAGGTGTACCCCTTCTGTGCGGCCTTATCCACCAGCCTGCGCAGCACATATCTGGGGTCGCCTTCGTAGGGGTTGCCGTCGGGCGTGCGGATATCGCAGAACATGCGGGCCACGGGGCGGTCCATGGGACGCCACGAGCATATCTGAAAGCTTGAAGCGTCAGGAAACGCGATCATGTCGCTTTCTTCAATGCGGGTGAACCCGAGAATTGAGGAGCCGTCAAACCCCATTCCTTCTTCAAAGGCTGCTTCCAGTTCGTCAGGGGTTACCTGAAAACTTTTGAGGTTGCCCAGAATATCCACAAACCAGAACTGCACAAAGCTGACATTGTAGTCCTTCACGGCTCTGATGACATCATCGCCGTTTTTGCAGTTGAAGACGGGATAGTTTGTACTCATACGCTATTTCCTCTCGGTGGTTGGTTGCGGTGCATGAGACAAGGCGCCGCTGAGGAGGCAGACACGACGTTCCGCCCCGCAAGCGGACGGGCATGGCGGCTGATGAACCTGTACGGAACGTCATATCACATTTTTGCAAAACTAGCCATGAGACAAAACGGATTCAACGCAGAATTGCTTCCGTCATGCTCCTGATTCCGCTTGATAGCTTCTGGCGCAGAAAAAGGAAAGGCCCGCTGACGCGGGCCTTTACAGTGTCGGAAAAACAGGCGTCTGCCTATTTGATAAACAGCATTTCCTGATAGCTGGGCAGCGGCCACAGATCGTCAGCCACAATGTTTTCCAGCTGGTCGGCATAGCTGCGCACCTTTTCCATGGCGGGCAGCACTTTTTCGCGCATGAAAGCAGCCTCTTCAATCTCGGATTCAAAATGACTGTTCACAAGCGCATCCAGAGCGTCGGTATTCTGCTGCAGGCCGCGCAGCTTTTCGGTCAGGTCCGACAGCGTATGCGTCACAAAGTCCATGCCGATGGCCTTCATGTTTGCGCAGGTGGCTGCCAGTTCGCTCTGATAGCGCACTGCCGCGGGGAATATCTGGGTGCGGGCCATTTTCACCACCAGCGCGGCTTCGGTGTGAATGGTGCGGCAGTACTGCTCAAGGTAGATGCTCTGGCGGCTTTCCAGCTCGCGGCGAGAGAATACACCGTACTTTTCAAACAGTTCCACAACCTCTGGTGCGGTCAGCACGGGCAAAGCCTGCACCGAAGTGGGCAGATTTCTGAGGCCGCGGCGTTCCGCTTCCTTGTGCCATTCGTCAGAGTAGCCGTCACCGTTGAAAATAACGGCTTCATGCTCGGTGATGATATCGCGCAGCAGGCACTGCACGGCTTCGGGCAGCTTGCTCTGGTCGCCGCCGGTGGTTTTTTCCAGCTCGGTGGCAATGTAGTCCAGCGATTCTGCAAGCATGGTGTTCAAAGCCACCTGCGGACCGGCAATGGACATGTTGGACCCCACGGCACGGAACTCGAACCGGTTGCCCGTAAAGGCGAAGGGGCTTGTGCGGTTACGGTCGCCCGCATCCATGGGCAGGGGCGGCAGCGTATCCACACCCACCTGCAGCATGCCGCGTTTTTTGCACGACTTGGCACCGCCGTTCTTTATCTGTTCAAACACATCGGTCAGCTGTTCGCCCAGATACACGGACATGATGGCGGGCGGTGCTTCATTGGCGCCCAGACGATGGTCGTTGCTGGCAGATGCCACAACGGCGCGCATAAGATGACCGTACTTGTGCACGGAGCGGATCATGGCAGCGCAGAAAACAAGGAACTGGGCATTTTCGTGCGGGGTATCGCCGGGGTCAAACAGGCTGCCCAGTTTGCTGTTGCCAAGAGAATAGTTGACGTGCTTGCCCGATCCGTTGATGCCCGCAAAGGGTTTTTCGTGCAGCAGGCAGGCCATGCCGTAGCGCTTGGCAATGCTTTTAAGCGACGTCATGATTATCTGGTTGTGGTCGGTGGCAAGGTTGGACACCTCGAACACGGGGGCTATTTCGAACTGTGCGGGGGCCACTTCATTGTGGCGGGTTTTCACCGGCACGCCCAGTTTGTACAGCTCGTGCTCCACTTCCAGCATAAAGGCCAGCACCCGCCGCGGCACCGTGCCGAAATAATGGTCTTCGAATTCCTGCCCCTTGGCCGGTTTTGCCCCCAGCAGGGTACGGCCTGCAAGCTGCAGGTCGGGACGCGCAAAAAAGAAGTTGCGGTCGATCAGAAAATATTCCTGCTCGGCACCGGCGTAGGAAACCACCCTGTCGCCCGTATCAGTGCCGAAAAGGCGCAGCACGCGGCGCGCCTGCGTGTTCAGGGCCTGACTGGCGCGCAGCAGCGGAGTCTTTTTATCCAGCGCCTCGCCCGTCCACGAAACAAACGCCGTGGGAATGCACAGAAACGTTCCGTTGGGGTTTTCAATGATGTACGCGGGGTTGGTCACATCCCATGCGGTGTAGCCGCGGGCCTCGAAAGTGGCGCGCAGTCCCCCGCTGGGAAAGCTGGAAGCGTCCGGTTCGCCCTGAATGAGCTGGCTGCCGCTGAATTCCGCCAGCACGTTACCGTTGCCGTCAGGGGTAAGAAAGCCGTCATGCTTTTCAGCCGTCAGCCCGTTGAGCGGATAGAAAACATGCGTGTAGTGCGTGGCACCCTTGGACATGGCCCAGTCCTTCATGGCGGTGGCCACCACATCCGCCACCGAAGGATCCAGCTTTTCGCCCTGCTCGATGGTGCGCATGAGCGACTTGTACACCTTTTTGGGCAGACGCTCGCGCATGACTTTATCATTAAATACATTCGAGCCGAACAGTTCCGTGGGCGTCGAGTCCGCAAAGCTGAATGCCGGCGTTCCGGCCTTGTAGTTGGTAACTGCCGCAATCGCGTTCAGTCTTGCCTGATGTCCGCTCATTCTGCTGCTCCTTACTAGGGTCTTGAACATTGCATGGATGTGGGGCGGGTTGATCCGCAAAAAACCTGTGTACCACATTGCAGAGTCGGTGCCAACAAACCCGGAAGTAACTATTACAGCATGTTATGAAAAATGCCTGTTTTTTGTTTAAATTAATTTTTACATAAATGTTTAAAAATAGCATTACGAAAACATCTTAGTTAACTTTTTTGTCAAAATAGCGACTTTCTGCACATAACCCCCTCCGCCGTGCCGCGCGCACGCTGTGATGCCGCACTCTTGACCGCAACCACCAATCCGCCTATCCCTTCGCAAGAAGCAGCAGCCGCGCACAGACAGGCCGCCCATTGTTCTACCAGCCACGCGAAGGAGACTCTTTTATGAAA harbors:
- a CDS encoding glutamine synthetase family protein, with the translated sequence MSTNYPVFNCKNGDDVIRAVKDYNVSFVQFWFVDILGNLKSFQVTPDELEAAFEEGMGFDGSSILGFTRIEESDMIAFPDASSFQICSWRPMDRPVARMFCDIRTPDGNPYEGDPRYVLRRLVDKAAQKGYTYYVGPELEFFLFADSTCPRPLDSGGYFDAPPLDLGNEVRRDIIFALQKMGIDVEYSHHEVAPSQHEIDLRYNEALKMADIAMTYKVVVKEIARKHGVYATFMPKPIFGENGSGMHVHQSLFKNGKNAFFDANDPHHLSAEARHYIAGLLTHASEITCITNQWVNSYKRLVPGYEAPVYIAWAQRNRSSLIRVPMYKPGKEAATRIELRNPDPACNPYLAFAAMLGAGLEGIEKGYEVPRAVEENIFAMEAEDLSAKGIDSLPGSLYEAAVALRDSALMKEVLGEHTHQNLVGNKLIEWDAYRTHVSEFELKRYLPVL
- a CDS encoding glutamine synthetase III, with the translated sequence MSGHQARLNAIAAVTNYKAGTPAFSFADSTPTELFGSNVFNDKVMRERLPKKVYKSLMRTIEQGEKLDPSVADVVATAMKDWAMSKGATHYTHVFYPLNGLTAEKHDGFLTPDGNGNVLAEFSGSQLIQGEPDASSFPSGGLRATFEARGYTAWDVTNPAYIIENPNGTFLCIPTAFVSWTGEALDKKTPLLRASQALNTQARRVLRLFGTDTGDRVVSYAGAEQEYFLIDRNFFFARPDLQLAGRTLLGAKPAKGQEFEDHYFGTVPRRVLAFMLEVEHELYKLGVPVKTRHNEVAPAQFEIAPVFEVSNLATDHNQIIMTSLKSIAKRYGMACLLHEKPFAGINGSGKHVNYSLGNSKLGSLFDPGDTPHENAQFLVFCAAMIRSVHKYGHLMRAVVASASNDHRLGANEAPPAIMSVYLGEQLTDVFEQIKNGGAKSCKKRGMLQVGVDTLPPLPMDAGDRNRTSPFAFTGNRFEFRAVGSNMSIAGPQVALNTMLAESLDYIATELEKTTGGDQSKLPEAVQCLLRDIITEHEAVIFNGDGYSDEWHKEAERRGLRNLPTSVQALPVLTAPEVVELFEKYGVFSRRELESRQSIYLEQYCRTIHTEAALVVKMARTQIFPAAVRYQSELAATCANMKAIGMDFVTHTLSDLTEKLRGLQQNTDALDALVNSHFESEIEEAAFMREKVLPAMEKVRSYADQLENIVADDLWPLPSYQEMLFIK